From the Choloepus didactylus isolate mChoDid1 chromosome 22, mChoDid1.pri, whole genome shotgun sequence genome, one window contains:
- the LOC119519040 gene encoding DNA-directed RNA polymerases I, II, and III subunit RPABC4-like gives MRKTKKDMQPPKQQPMIYICGECHTENGIKSRDTIRCRECGYRVMYKKRTKRLVVFETQ, from the exons ATGAGGAAAACCAAG AAGGACATGCAACCCCCAAAACAGCAGCCAATGATCTATATCTGTGGAGAATGCCACacagaaaatggaataaaatccaGGGATACAATCAGATGTAGAGAATGTGGATACAGAGTAATGTACAAGAAAAGGACTAAAAGATTGGTAGTTTTTGAGACTCAATGA